The following proteins come from a genomic window of Gynuella sunshinyii YC6258:
- a CDS encoding response regulator yields MSYVLLVDDSPVILKILRHLATRIDHHDAVAAASLSQAKQIYQQNPDSCFAAVVDLTLPDASSADIVDYFVNARVPTIVLTGNFDEKLQNQLIQKGIVDYVRKEGRYSYEYAIDLVNRLSRNLRTRVLVVEDSKAVRSHIRHLLQTQLFEVLEAGNGLEALKVLKQHPDIRLLITDYQMPEMDGFELVLTLRHKLDRQDMVIIGLSSTEEANTSTRFIKNGANDFLSKPFNSEEFHCRINRNMDNLYLLERVQAMAYEDDLTGLPNRRWFYEHAEPALALTNQHHKPFCLALLSLDDYQALNDAYGRDLGDQLLTFFALELRESFPKQILARTGVEEFTIVFPGQDQEQCGELLNRFKQHIAVQAIEHGEEEIFITFTAGIASQPANSLDNFLLRANNCLLEAKRAGSNMIFGEE; encoded by the coding sequence ATGTCATACGTTTTATTAGTGGATGATAGTCCGGTCATCCTGAAAATCCTGCGCCATCTGGCAACCCGTATTGATCATCACGATGCCGTGGCTGCGGCATCTTTGAGCCAGGCAAAACAGATTTATCAGCAAAATCCGGACAGTTGTTTTGCGGCCGTTGTGGATCTGACCCTGCCAGATGCCTCGTCAGCGGATATCGTCGATTATTTTGTCAATGCGAGGGTACCGACCATCGTACTCACCGGCAACTTCGATGAAAAGCTGCAAAACCAATTGATACAAAAAGGCATTGTCGATTATGTCCGCAAGGAGGGTCGTTATTCTTACGAATATGCGATTGATCTTGTAAACCGTCTGTCCCGTAATTTGAGAACACGGGTACTGGTGGTAGAAGATTCCAAGGCTGTTCGCAGTCATATCCGACATCTGTTGCAAACGCAATTGTTTGAAGTACTGGAAGCCGGCAACGGATTGGAAGCTCTGAAAGTATTGAAGCAACACCCGGATATCAGATTATTGATCACCGATTATCAGATGCCTGAAATGGATGGTTTCGAACTGGTGCTGACACTGCGCCATAAACTGGATCGTCAGGATATGGTCATTATCGGTCTGTCATCGACCGAAGAGGCCAACACATCCACCCGGTTCATTAAAAACGGTGCCAATGACTTTCTGTCAAAACCCTTTAACAGTGAAGAGTTTCATTGCCGCATTAACCGCAACATGGACAACCTGTATCTGCTGGAACGGGTTCAGGCCATGGCCTATGAAGATGACTTGACCGGCCTGCCCAATCGCCGTTGGTTTTATGAACATGCGGAACCGGCCCTGGCACTGACCAATCAGCACCATAAACCGTTTTGTCTTGCCCTTCTCAGCCTCGATGACTATCAGGCGCTCAACGATGCCTACGGACGAGATCTCGGCGATCAGCTGCTGACTTTTTTTGCCCTTGAACTACGTGAGTCCTTTCCAAAACAAATCCTGGCCCGCACCGGTGTGGAGGAATTTACCATCGTGTTTCCGGGTCAGGATCAGGAACAATGCGGTGAGTTACTAAATCGATTTAAACAGCACATTGCGGTACAGGCGATTGAACACGGAGAGGAAGAAATTTTTATCACTTTTACCGCCGGCATTGCCAGTCAGCCTGCTAATTCGCTGGACAATTTCCTGCTTCGGGCCAATAACTGTCTACTGGAAGCCAAACGCGCCGGCAGTAATATGATCTTTGGAGAAGAATGA
- a CDS encoding carboxypeptidase M32, translated as MSQNYHKLCQRFNRLFQLSHAMTFLGWDQAVMMPAGGNQPRANALAELASLRHELLTASDVGEWLDQAARESLSANEQASLREMHRRWRRSSCLPAELIHAKTLAGAKCEHAWRQQRLDNDWNGFLGNFREVVKLSREEAQLRQAASGGECDTPYDALLDLYCRGDSNQFIGQCFDRLKAELPALVQRIIEHQRSRETIQITGTFDVSQQQVLNNKLAAMLGFDFNTGRLDVSTHPFSTGVRGDQRICTRYRDDEFAQSLLATAHETGHASYESGLPEQWNGLPIGESHNMCIHESQSLLFEKQIFLSKAFNQHFTALMHEKLPQTQIWSSEALWRCYTVVEPGYIRVEADEVTYPMHVILRYEIESALINCEMEAEDIPDAWNDKMQSYLGVDTRGNYKDGCMQDIHWTDGSFGYFPSYTIGALNSVQFFHTIKQQNPDWQDRFARGDIQFVRDWLQQHIWQHGCFMEVQDMIQAATGQKTNPEFFLQHIRNRYLNEQY; from the coding sequence ATGAGTCAGAATTACCATAAGCTCTGCCAGCGTTTTAACCGCTTGTTTCAGTTGAGTCATGCCATGACATTTCTTGGCTGGGATCAGGCCGTCATGATGCCCGCCGGCGGCAACCAGCCACGCGCCAACGCCCTGGCAGAACTGGCCAGTCTGCGGCATGAACTGTTGACTGCCTCAGACGTTGGCGAATGGCTGGATCAGGCGGCCAGGGAGTCGTTGTCGGCCAATGAGCAGGCGAGCCTGAGGGAAATGCATCGTCGCTGGCGCCGGTCCAGCTGTCTGCCGGCGGAGCTGATACACGCCAAAACTCTGGCCGGAGCCAAATGTGAGCACGCCTGGCGGCAGCAGCGGCTCGATAATGACTGGAATGGTTTTCTGGGGAATTTTCGTGAGGTCGTGAAATTATCTCGGGAGGAGGCTCAGCTGCGTCAGGCCGCCAGCGGCGGCGAATGTGATACTCCTTATGACGCGCTGCTGGATCTGTATTGTCGTGGCGATTCCAATCAGTTTATCGGCCAGTGTTTTGATCGTTTGAAAGCTGAATTGCCGGCTCTGGTGCAGCGAATCATTGAACATCAGCGCAGTCGTGAAACGATTCAGATCACCGGAACATTTGACGTATCACAGCAGCAGGTACTCAATAATAAACTGGCAGCAATGCTGGGGTTTGATTTCAACACCGGCCGGCTTGATGTCAGCACCCATCCGTTCAGTACCGGTGTTCGAGGTGACCAGCGTATCTGCACCCGTTATCGTGATGATGAATTCGCCCAGTCACTACTGGCCACCGCCCATGAAACCGGTCATGCCAGCTATGAGTCGGGTTTGCCGGAACAATGGAATGGTCTGCCGATTGGTGAATCCCACAACATGTGCATACATGAAAGCCAGAGTCTGTTGTTTGAGAAACAGATTTTTCTGTCCAAGGCTTTCAATCAACACTTTACTGCACTCATGCATGAGAAACTGCCACAGACCCAGATCTGGAGCAGTGAGGCACTGTGGCGGTGTTACACGGTGGTTGAACCGGGCTATATTCGGGTGGAAGCGGATGAAGTCACTTATCCAATGCATGTGATTTTACGCTATGAGATCGAGAGTGCGTTGATCAATTGTGAGATGGAGGCCGAAGACATTCCCGATGCCTGGAATGACAAAATGCAGAGCTATCTGGGTGTTGATACCCGTGGTAACTATAAAGATGGCTGCATGCAGGATATCCATTGGACCGATGGTTCGTTTGGATATTTCCCGTCTTATACCATTGGTGCGCTAAACTCGGTGCAGTTTTTTCATACCATCAAACAACAGAATCCGGACTGGCAGGATCGTTTTGCCCGTGGTGATATTCAGTTTGTCCGTGACTGGCTGCAGCAACATATCTGGCAACATGGCTGTTTTATGGAAGTACAGGATATGATACAGGCCGCCACTGGTCAGAAAACCAACCCTGAGTTTTTCCTTCAGCACATTCGCAACCGTTATCTGAATGAGCAGTACTAA
- a CDS encoding ATP-binding cassette domain-containing protein, translated as MVAPVYISLSHLSYQFASGLTLWNNLNASFSEPLQALVGINGIGKSTLGRLLAGELTPSSGQVFASGRVYYLPQRYPGHDDDPLFKVLGTEHFYRAQTRIENGLMQEPDYDVLEHHWDWFTRLKQTSDSLNITFQWDLNDTWQQFSGGQQSQLLRLAALFQQPDFLILDEPSNHLDRQQKQNLLEWLLADNGVAKLVITHDRFLLTHIDVFYELSGNGLFRHTGGLEHYLDGRARRLQNQQLRLEQMDRQLKKQQRALQSAVEKNQRRAASGKHRAERQDASKLEVDFNIESGTKGRSSQLHRHQQALADTQVQRQQRYSEREWRDDIRIELPDSHLPPGKKVIELNNLVCGYAGFQTRPITLELAGPVHLQIQGDNGCGKSTLLHTLRGHLTALSGSITCHVQMAYLDQQLSVLQPEQSSWDNFMRIHPRASPETTGAALAAVGLKAAKHDVEVNLLSGSEQLRAAIAAVLMGPETPQLLLLDEPSNHLDLETAETLISAINAFAGALIIISHDDHLLANIRVDQVVHMSL; from the coding sequence ATGGTTGCCCCGGTTTATATTTCGTTATCACATCTGTCATATCAGTTCGCCAGCGGACTGACTCTTTGGAATAATCTGAACGCCAGTTTTAGTGAGCCGTTGCAGGCTCTGGTCGGTATCAACGGTATTGGTAAGTCCACGCTCGGTCGTTTACTGGCTGGAGAACTGACGCCATCCAGTGGTCAGGTATTTGCTTCTGGCCGGGTGTACTATTTGCCGCAAAGGTATCCTGGTCATGATGATGATCCGCTCTTCAAAGTACTTGGCACAGAACATTTCTATCGCGCTCAGACACGTATTGAAAACGGCCTGATGCAGGAACCCGACTATGATGTTCTGGAACATCACTGGGACTGGTTCACTCGTTTAAAACAAACATCTGACAGTTTGAATATCACCTTCCAATGGGATCTTAACGATACCTGGCAACAATTCAGTGGCGGACAGCAGAGTCAATTGTTACGACTGGCGGCGCTGTTTCAGCAACCTGATTTTCTCATTCTTGATGAGCCCAGCAACCATCTGGATCGGCAGCAAAAACAAAATTTACTTGAGTGGCTGCTGGCCGATAACGGCGTTGCCAAACTGGTCATTACTCATGATCGTTTTCTACTGACGCATATCGATGTGTTTTATGAGCTCAGCGGTAATGGTTTATTTCGTCATACCGGTGGCCTTGAACACTATCTCGATGGCAGGGCCCGGCGATTGCAAAACCAGCAGCTGCGCCTGGAGCAGATGGATCGGCAACTGAAAAAACAACAGCGGGCACTGCAAAGCGCGGTTGAAAAAAATCAGCGCCGCGCTGCCAGTGGCAAGCATCGGGCCGAGCGACAGGATGCCAGCAAGCTGGAAGTGGATTTCAACATTGAATCGGGCACCAAAGGTCGGAGTTCGCAGTTGCACCGCCATCAACAGGCGCTGGCCGATACGCAGGTTCAGCGACAACAACGATATAGTGAACGGGAATGGCGAGATGATATCCGCATTGAACTGCCGGACAGTCACCTTCCTCCCGGTAAAAAAGTGATCGAGCTAAATAACCTGGTCTGCGGTTACGCCGGTTTTCAGACGCGCCCAATCACCCTTGAGCTGGCGGGTCCGGTTCATCTGCAAATACAGGGCGATAACGGTTGTGGCAAATCAACCCTGCTCCATACTCTGCGGGGACATCTGACTGCGCTGTCCGGCTCCATCACCTGTCATGTCCAAATGGCTTACCTGGATCAACAGTTGTCGGTATTACAGCCCGAACAAAGCAGCTGGGATAACTTTATGAGAATACATCCAAGGGCCAGTCCGGAAACAACGGGAGCGGCCCTGGCGGCGGTGGGTCTGAAAGCGGCGAAACACGATGTTGAGGTAAATCTTTTGTCCGGATCTGAGCAGCTTAGAGCCGCCATTGCAGCCGTCCTCATGGGACCGGAGACACCTCAGCTACTATTACTGGATGAGCCGAGTAACCATCTCGACCTGGAGACAGCAGAGACGTTGATCAGTGCCATCAATGCATTTGCCGGCGCGTTGATCATCATCAGTCACGATGATCATCTGCTGGCAAACATTCGCGTCGATCAGGTTGTTCACATGTCGTTGTAG
- a CDS encoding SMP-30/gluconolactonase/LRE family protein encodes MSELRDWQVLWPGENQLGEGILWHPELQTLFWVDIVRSELFAMPWQQPDLVSCTLLPFKASHVALCNDSDYLLLATNKGVAKWHIAEQRLDDIIAIPQLEKGMRCNDAAVAEDGSYWVGLMSEPPEAERGCIVRVSPSGKVETIKTGISIPNTLLWHERHFIFADSRLHTLFRQPLTADGLLAGEPEVLLTLDSDHQTPDGSALATDDSIFNAVWQGQRIQQLSSSGQLLEEHYLPVYSPTSCTFCGPELDYLAVTSARVDAPASALAEFPLTGALICKKLPVTGTLARTFHWPEQ; translated from the coding sequence ATGTCAGAGTTGCGTGACTGGCAGGTGCTGTGGCCGGGAGAAAACCAGCTAGGCGAGGGGATACTATGGCACCCTGAGCTGCAAACCCTGTTCTGGGTGGATATTGTGCGTTCGGAACTGTTTGCCATGCCATGGCAACAACCTGATCTTGTCAGCTGTACCCTGTTGCCGTTTAAGGCCAGCCATGTTGCCCTCTGTAACGACTCTGATTATCTGTTACTGGCCACCAATAAAGGGGTTGCCAAATGGCATATTGCCGAACAGCGACTGGATGACATTATCGCGATTCCTCAATTGGAAAAAGGTATGCGCTGCAATGATGCTGCCGTGGCGGAGGATGGCAGTTACTGGGTGGGGTTGATGTCAGAACCGCCGGAAGCGGAACGGGGCTGTATTGTCCGGGTGTCGCCTTCCGGCAAAGTTGAAACCATCAAAACCGGTATTTCAATTCCCAATACCCTGTTATGGCATGAGCGGCATTTTATCTTTGCCGACTCCAGGCTGCATACCTTGTTCCGTCAACCGCTGACGGCAGATGGTCTACTCGCAGGAGAACCAGAAGTTTTACTGACACTGGACAGCGATCATCAGACCCCCGACGGATCTGCTTTGGCAACAGACGACAGTATTTTCAACGCCGTCTGGCAGGGGCAGCGGATTCAACAGTTATCATCCTCTGGTCAGTTGTTGGAAGAACATTACCTGCCAGTTTATAGTCCGACTTCCTGCACTTTCTGTGGGCCTGAACTTGATTATCTGGCGGTGACTTCCGCGCGGGTCGATGCGCCGGCTTCGGCATTGGCGGAATTTCCCCTTACAGGTGCGCTGATTTGTAAGAAACTGCCCGTTACCGGCACTTTGGCCCGGACATTTCACTGGCCTGAACAGTAA
- a CDS encoding CAP domain-containing protein, which yields MNRIVNPYYCALVMLVTLSGCNTTADGEQQQIIRLSNGQAVTGLTASAGGDQYFMLDVPADVTDLTFTISGGSGDADLYVRAGSLPELSQFDCRPFLKGNEESCSGLTETNIPYYVMLHGSSDYTDVTLLAGYKQESSSGGNDDGSDNSGGDGGGQTAECVITDIEAQLLAAHNEARSQARSCGDEYFPAVPALSWNCKLASTSTLHNQDMIDKNYFSHTGSDGSGPGDRAKDAGYDYSWVGENIAAGYNGITSVMDGWLNSPGHCRNIMNSNYTEMGASRLDGTSQTTYSPYWTAMFGRPR from the coding sequence ATGAATAGAATAGTAAACCCGTATTATTGCGCACTGGTTATGCTGGTTACTCTGAGCGGCTGTAATACCACCGCAGATGGGGAGCAACAGCAGATTATTCGTTTAAGTAACGGCCAGGCCGTGACTGGGTTGACCGCCAGCGCCGGAGGTGATCAATACTTTATGCTGGATGTCCCGGCGGATGTTACAGATCTGACCTTTACGATCAGTGGCGGATCGGGGGATGCGGATTTATACGTCAGGGCCGGCTCGCTGCCAGAACTCAGTCAGTTTGATTGCCGTCCTTTCTTAAAAGGCAACGAAGAAAGTTGCAGCGGACTGACAGAGACGAACATTCCATATTATGTCATGTTGCACGGTTCGTCCGATTATACAGACGTGACGCTGTTGGCAGGTTACAAGCAGGAAAGCAGCAGTGGTGGTAATGATGATGGCAGTGATAACAGTGGTGGGGATGGTGGTGGCCAGACCGCAGAGTGCGTTATCACCGATATTGAGGCTCAATTGCTGGCCGCTCATAATGAGGCAAGAAGTCAGGCACGCAGCTGCGGTGATGAATATTTCCCCGCCGTACCGGCCTTATCCTGGAACTGCAAACTGGCCAGCACCTCGACACTGCATAATCAGGACATGATTGACAAAAACTACTTCAGTCATACTGGTTCCGATGGATCGGGACCGGGGGATCGCGCTAAAGATGCAGGTTACGACTATTCCTGGGTCGGTGAAAACATCGCGGCCGGTTATAACGGCATCACCAGCGTCATGGATGGCTGGCTGAACAGCCCCGGGCACTGTCGCAATATCATGAACAGTAACTACACTGAAATGGGCGCATCAAGGCTGGACGGTACCTCCCAGACAACCTACTCCCCATACTGGACCGCCATGTTCGGTCGGCCTCGATGA
- a CDS encoding aspartyl/asparaginyl beta-hydroxylase domain-containing protein — MLFSRLDLPVDFATIRNEIRTLLSASWVDHVNAGGYGGKWDVLPLRTLKEHHGRHPILQAFSIDSHGHWADLDILKRCSSLQKWLASFQCPLKSVRLMRLAPGGHIRPHRDPGLDWRSGEARLHLPIWTDTNVHFIVKGQSVPMQAGELWYINAGEVHEVRNDSERDRIHLVIDCEVNDWLFECFDDDSVMSA; from the coding sequence ATGCTTTTTTCACGTCTGGATCTGCCGGTAGACTTTGCGACGATCAGAAACGAAATCAGAACCTTGCTGAGTGCCAGCTGGGTTGATCATGTCAATGCCGGTGGTTATGGTGGTAAATGGGATGTTCTGCCATTAAGAACTCTCAAAGAACATCACGGACGTCACCCCATCTTGCAGGCTTTTTCGATCGATTCCCACGGACATTGGGCAGACCTGGATATTCTGAAGCGTTGTTCATCGTTGCAAAAATGGTTGGCATCATTCCAATGTCCGCTGAAGTCTGTGCGGTTGATGCGGCTTGCTCCTGGCGGCCATATCAGACCTCATCGTGATCCTGGACTGGACTGGCGTTCCGGTGAAGCCCGGCTACATCTGCCAATTTGGACTGATACCAATGTTCACTTCATCGTCAAAGGGCAATCAGTGCCCATGCAGGCCGGAGAGCTCTGGTACATCAACGCCGGAGAAGTTCATGAAGTCAGGAATGACAGTGAGCGGGATCGTATTCATCTGGTCATCGATTGTGAGGTCAATGACTGGTTGTTCGAGTGTTTTGACGATGACTCTGTGATGTCGGCCTGA
- a CDS encoding YceI family protein: MKQTRFLICTAFLWSLFCSSAWATVYIIDSQQSYLHILTGRAGPLKAFSHRHVIELGPLIGQIQYQPQGTSTSELVLSPATFLVDRPETTARYPDIWGEETVKESAAKGTKKNMLSDKLLDAANFPVVTVDINLEQQENTVFETTVTIKGQSFTFQIPGKLTVNENDLTATTEFTLTHEQLGLKPFKAMGGAIAVGDEINFLVHIVATPVEQ; encoded by the coding sequence ATGAAACAGACTCGTTTTTTGATTTGCACCGCATTTTTATGGAGCCTTTTCTGCTCTTCAGCCTGGGCCACCGTATATATCATTGACAGCCAACAATCCTATCTTCACATCCTGACCGGTCGGGCCGGGCCGCTTAAAGCCTTTTCACACCGGCATGTCATCGAACTTGGTCCGTTGATCGGGCAGATTCAATATCAACCGCAGGGCACATCGACAAGCGAATTAGTATTATCTCCCGCAACTTTTTTGGTGGACAGGCCTGAGACCACTGCCCGCTATCCAGATATCTGGGGAGAGGAAACGGTTAAAGAAAGCGCTGCCAAAGGCACCAAGAAGAACATGCTCAGCGACAAACTGCTGGATGCTGCCAACTTCCCGGTTGTCACGGTGGATATCAATCTTGAGCAACAGGAAAATACCGTTTTTGAGACGACAGTTACCATCAAAGGCCAATCATTTACCTTTCAGATTCCAGGTAAGTTAACAGTCAATGAAAACGATCTGACAGCGACTACTGAATTCACATTGACCCATGAACAGTTGGGATTAAAACCCTTTAAGGCCATGGGCGGCGCAATTGCGGTGGGCGATGAAATTAACTTCCTGGTACATATCGTGGCGACACCCGTTGAGCAGTGA
- the arfB gene encoding alternative ribosome rescue aminoacyl-tRNA hydrolase ArfB produces MLQISSQVFIPDHEIQFEAIRAQGAGGQNVNKVSSAIHLYFNINASSLPLFYKERLLALKDRRVSKEGVIVIKAQRFRTQEKNRTDALERLQALIQNAGVQQKARRPTKPSRSSQEKRMNRKTIRGKTKALRGRVVE; encoded by the coding sequence ATGTTGCAGATTTCCAGTCAGGTTTTCATTCCCGATCACGAAATTCAGTTTGAAGCCATCCGTGCCCAGGGAGCGGGTGGACAAAATGTGAATAAGGTTTCTTCAGCCATTCATTTATATTTCAATATCAACGCATCTTCACTGCCACTGTTTTACAAAGAACGCCTGCTGGCCCTGAAAGACCGGCGGGTCAGCAAGGAGGGGGTGATCGTCATTAAAGCCCAGCGCTTCAGAACGCAGGAGAAAAATCGCACCGACGCCCTGGAACGATTACAGGCATTAATCCAAAACGCGGGTGTGCAACAAAAAGCCAGAAGACCCACCAAACCTTCCCGGAGTTCCCAAGAGAAACGCATGAACCGTAAAACCATCAGAGGTAAAACGAAGGCATTGCGGGGGCGGGTGGTTGAGTGA